A stretch of Cicer arietinum cultivar CDC Frontier isolate Library 1 chromosome 5, Cicar.CDCFrontier_v2.0, whole genome shotgun sequence DNA encodes these proteins:
- the LOC101499576 gene encoding uncharacterized protein — protein sequence MSKETQKVVVIQDASRDVGLKAIEKALKKLSVKAGDQLIIVAILNWFSSPSMFSFFGRKSLGYMVSVDSTYFVSSNKKIIEENYTKRKNDYHMNRYINKLSDYCQMNEIEFQLEVLVGPASQVISEAARKFQPTSLILDRQIHRNMKNFMDRIPCGMYRITSDNSIEKLKDPKSAATKFAEKQENISYSEMIPGSSDDGVSLHMSKSSSNVDLSASTGVSSPWSTDASSSVIGSSQYVLQKYQVGEFFPNIEQEKQGSLFDISENQETSRTELNQKAILIDNEAYHLVEDDFTNPVCSVCNNRRLKIGSKRDFSYIELYTATQGFSAKNFLSEGGFGSVYKGQLNGMTIAVKQHKSASFQGEKEFKSEVNVLRKARHENVVMLIGSCSEGNNRLLVYEYVCNGSLDQHLSEHSRSPLTWEDRIKVAIGAARGLLYLHKNNIVHRDVRPNNILVTHDHQPLIGDFGLARTHNKDLTHSTEVVGTWGYLAPEYAEYGKVSSRTDVYSFGVVLLQLITGMRTTDKRLGGRSLVGWARPLLRERNYPDLIDERIIDTHDYHQLFWMVRLAEKCLSRDPKKRLSMVAVVNALTDISEGNTCDLVTGDYSPARSDSSYSESEFDENEDEIQGPFEEEGELQILNSESTEINNIITQMRHMIVRQPPSPPFKSIYSSGSSSFQFSDESNSDCEAHHETNKEIPKLKVASLNS from the exons ATGAGTAAAGAAACACAAAAAGTAGTGGTGATCCAAGATGCATCAAGAGATGTTGGTTTAAAGGCTATAGAAAAGGCCCTCAAAAAGTTATCTGTTAAAGCTGGAGATCAGCTTATAATTGTTGCCATTCTTAATTGGTTTAGCAGTCCTAGtatgttttctttctttggaaGAAAAAGTT tgGGTTATATGGTCTCAGTTGATTCAACTTATTTTGTTTCATCAAACAAGAAAATCATTGAAGAAAACTATACCAAGAGAAAGAATGATTATCATATGAATCGATATATCAACAAGCTCTCTGATTACTGTCAAATGAATGAG ATTGAATTCCAACTAGAAGTGCTTGTTGGACCAGCTTCACAAGTCATTTCTGAGGCTGCAAGAAAATTTCAGCCTACAAGTTTGATACTTGATAG ACAGATCCACAGAAACATGAAGAATTTCATGGACAGGATCCCTTGTGGTATGTATAGGATAACAAGTGACAACTCCATTGAAAAGTTGAAAGATCCAAAATCAGCAGCTACAAAATTTGCTGAAAAGCAAGAAAATATAAGTTATTCAGAAATGATACCAGGAAGTTCAGATGATGGAGTTTCTCTTCATA TGTCCAAATCTTCATCTAATGTTGATCTTTCCGCGTCAACCGGAGTTTCAAGTCCATGGAGTACTGATGCATCTTCTTCTGTCATTGGAAGTTCACAATATGTCCTTCAAAAATACCAAGTTGGAGAGTTTTTTCCAAATATAGAACAAGAAAAACAAGGTTCACTATTTGATATTTCTGAAAATCAAGAAACAAGCCGAAcagaactaaatcaaaaggcgaTACTAATCGACAATGAAGCGTATCATTTGGTGGAGGATGACTTTACAAATCCAGTTTGTTCTGTGTGCAATAACAGAAGACTGAAAATTGGATCAAAAAGAGACTTCAGTTATATAGAACTTTACACTGCTACACAAGGATTTTCTGCTAAGAACTTTTTGTCAGAAGGTGGATTTGGATCTGTTTACAAAGGACAATTGAATGGAATGACAATTGCTGTTAAGCAACATAAGAGTGCTAGCTTCCAAGGGGAGAAGGAATTTAAGTCTGAAGTGAATGTACTTAGAAAAGCAAGACATGAGAATGTGGTTATGCTAATAGGTTCATGTTCTGAAGGAAATAATAGGCTTCTTGTTTATGAATATGTATGCAATGGATCACTTGATCAACATCTATCAG AACACTCTAGATCACCTCTAACTTGGGAAGATAGGATCAAAGTAGCTATTGGAGCTGCCAGAGGCTTACTATACTTACACAAAAATAACATAGTACACAGAGATGTCAGACCAAACAATATCCTTGTAACACATGATCATCAACCATTG ATAGGAGATTTTGGACTAGCAAGAACTCACAACAAAGATTTGACACACTCAACAGAAGTTGTTGGTACATGGGGGTATTTGGCACCAGAATATGCAGAATATGGCAAAGTTTCAAGTAGAACAGATGTATATTCTTTTGGAGTGGTTCTACTACAGCTTATAACTGGAATGAGAACTACAGACAAAAGACTTGGAGGAAGAAGCCTTGTGGGATGG GCAAGGCCACTTTTAAGAGAGAGAAACTATCCTGATCTAATTGATGAAAGGATCATTGATACTCATGATTATCATCAGTTATTTTGGATGGTACGGCTAGCTGAGAAATGTCTAAGCAGGGACCCTAAGAAAAGACTGAGTATGGTTGCG GTTGTTAATGCTTTGACTGACATTTCAGAAGGCAACACATGTGACCTTGTAACAGGAGATTACTCCCCTGCAAGGTCAGATTCATCTTATAGTGAATCAGAGTTTGATGAAAATGAAGATGAAATACAAGGACCCTTTGAGGAGGAAGGTGAGTTACAAATCCTCAATTCAGAATCTACAGAAATCAACAACATTATTACTCAAATGAGGCATATGATTGTGAGACAGCCACCATCTCCTCCATTTAAAAGCATCTATTCAAGTGGCTCTAGTTCATTTCAGTTTTCTGATGAGTCAAATAGTGATTGTGAAGCACATCATGAAACGAATAAAGAAATACCAAAACTTAAAGTGGCTTCACTCAACTCTTAA